From Paenibacillus polymyxa, the proteins below share one genomic window:
- a CDS encoding MetQ/NlpA family ABC transporter substrate-binding protein, translating into MSRKNNMKTNLKLLTLFAVVMLLVAGCGGQKQATQETTTKEATSQKEVTLKVATLIPPMTDVLDIVKPLLKQDGVNLEIVVLSDNIQPNNALASREVDANFFQHAPFMQQYNESNKSDLVAVKPIYNAIYGAYSKKYKNIKDLPEGATIAIANDPANTGRSLVMMEQNGLIKLKEGVGYNATQADIIENKKKFVFKEVDLLMLARSLDDVDMAAMYPAYAKPLGLTPKKDALITEKDDTHFAINLVARKDNADSDAIQKLAKRMTGPEVRKFFEDNYKDSVVPAF; encoded by the coding sequence ATGAGTCGGAAAAACAACATGAAAACGAACTTGAAATTACTTACACTATTTGCAGTGGTTATGCTGCTGGTTGCCGGATGCGGTGGTCAGAAGCAGGCTACACAAGAAACAACAACTAAAGAAGCAACATCCCAAAAAGAAGTGACCTTGAAAGTAGCCACGCTGATCCCACCGATGACAGATGTGCTGGATATCGTGAAGCCACTGCTTAAACAGGACGGAGTCAATCTGGAAATTGTTGTGCTGTCAGACAATATCCAACCGAACAACGCATTGGCAAGCCGTGAAGTGGATGCTAACTTCTTTCAGCATGCTCCGTTTATGCAACAATATAATGAAAGCAACAAATCTGATTTGGTAGCGGTAAAACCGATTTACAACGCCATTTATGGCGCGTACTCCAAAAAATACAAGAACATTAAAGACCTGCCCGAAGGTGCGACGATTGCCATTGCCAATGATCCGGCCAATACCGGACGTTCTTTGGTAATGATGGAGCAAAACGGTCTAATCAAGCTTAAAGAAGGTGTAGGCTATAATGCTACACAGGCTGATATTATTGAGAATAAGAAAAAGTTTGTGTTTAAAGAAGTGGATTTGTTGATGCTGGCGCGGTCGCTGGATGATGTGGACATGGCTGCCATGTATCCCGCATATGCCAAGCCGCTCGGTCTGACACCGAAGAAGGACGCGCTGATTACCGAAAAAGATGATACGCACTTTGCCATTAATTTGGTAGCGCGTAAGGATAATGCAGATTCCGATGCCATTCAAAAGCTGGCAAAACGAATGACCGGACCGGAAGTACGCAAATTTTTTGAGGACAATTACAAGGATAGCGTGGTTCCAGCATTTTAA